The following are encoded together in the Natator depressus isolate rNatDep1 chromosome 10, rNatDep2.hap1, whole genome shotgun sequence genome:
- the METTL22 gene encoding methyltransferase-like protein 22 isoform X1 — translation MVDVAKKETMDDITFRSNTVLSDVHLHTPSKRHLMVRLNTVGQPVFLSQFQLLLNKNNWESERKNEKELTTENMGHQTRDGKELCDKGSNDLDFLNKNGREANNFKGIEALLDDDGDLEVVRRPQYVSDPDVEDLSRDKVYPIILTKGGEDIFEDAKQESTCNNIIKIEHTMATPLEDVGKQVWRGAFLLADYILFKQDTFRCCTVLELGGGTGITSIVMAMVAKTVYCTDVGEDLLAMCEQNVTLNKHLTEPAGGEVKVKELDWLKDEFCTDPEAPYSWSEAEIADLHDHTTVILAADVFYEDDLTDALFKTLYKITHNLKNSCTIYLSIEKRLNFTLRHMDITCEAYNHFRNTLNDLENLQGSKMKYTSEPIKLAFCQFLVYERIEQLELWKIIAEPLM, via the exons ATGGTAGATGTGGCAAAGAAAGAGACAATGGATGACATCACATTTAGAAGCAACACTGTACTTTCTGATGTTCATCTACACACCCCAAGCAAAAGACATCTCATGGTGCGATTGAATACCGTTGGACAGCCAG TATTTCTATCACAATTCCAGCTCCTTTTGAACAAAAATAATTGGGAGTCtgagagaaaaaatgaaaaagaacttacaacagaaaatatgggacaccAAACCAGAGATGGGAAGGAATTGTGTGACAAAGGTAGTAATGATCTAGATTTTCTCAACAAAAATGGAAGAGAAGCAAATAATTTTAAAGGAATAGAAGCTCTGCTGGATGATGATGGGGATTTGGAAGTGGTCAGAAGACCTCAATATGTGTCTGATCCAGACGTGGAGGATCTTTCAAGGGACAAAGTATATCCCATAATTCTGACTAAAGGAGGAGAAGATATTTTTGAAGATGCAAAGCAGGAAAGTACCTGCAATAATATTATTAAAATAG AGCATACAATGGCAACACCGTTGGAAGATGTTGGTAAACAA GTCTGGCGAGGAGCCTTTCTTCTTGCAGATTATATCTTGTTCAAACAGGACACGTTCAGATGTTGCACAGTACTAGAGCTTGGAGGAGGAACTGGAATTACAAGCATTGTCATGGCAATGGTTGCGAAGACTGTGTACTGCACAG ATGTTGGTGAAGATCTTCTGGCTATGTGTGAGCAAAATGTAACATTAAACAAGCATCTTACTGAGCCAGCAG gAGGTGAAGTTAAGGTAAAAGAGCTGGACTGGCTGAAAGATGAGTTCTGTACGG ACCCTGAAGCTCCCTACAGTTGGTCTGAAGCAGAGATTGCTGATTTGCATGACCACACCACGGTGATACTAGCAGCTGATG TTTTTTATGAAGATGACTTAACAGATGCTTTATTCAAAACACTGTACAAAATCACCCACAACTTGAAAAACTCTTGCACAATTTACTTATCAATAGAAAAGAG GCTGAACTTCACCTTAAGACATATGGACATTACATGTGAAGCTTACAATCATTTTCGAAATACtttgaatgatctggaaaattTACAAGGTAGCAAAATGAAATATACTTCTGAGCCCATTAAGCTTGCTTTCTGCCAATTTCTTGTTTATGAACGGATTGAGCAACTG GAGCTGTGGAAGATCATTGCTGAACCACTTATGTGA
- the METTL22 gene encoding methyltransferase-like protein 22 isoform X2: MVDVAKKETMDDITFRSNTVLSDVHLHTPSKRHLMVRLNTVGQPVFLSQFQLLLNKNNWESERKNEKELTTENMGHQTRDGKELCDKGSNDLDFLNKNGREANNFKGIEALLDDDGDLEVVRRPQYVSDPDVEDLSRDKVYPIILTKGGEDIFEDAKQESTCNNIIKIEHTMATPLEDVGKQVWRGAFLLADYILFKQDTFRCCTVLELGGGTGITSIVMAMVAKTVYCTDVGEDLLAMCEQNVTLNKHLTEPADPEAPYSWSEAEIADLHDHTTVILAADVFYEDDLTDALFKTLYKITHNLKNSCTIYLSIEKRLNFTLRHMDITCEAYNHFRNTLNDLENLQGSKMKYTSEPIKLAFCQFLVYERIEQLELWKIIAEPLM; the protein is encoded by the exons ATGGTAGATGTGGCAAAGAAAGAGACAATGGATGACATCACATTTAGAAGCAACACTGTACTTTCTGATGTTCATCTACACACCCCAAGCAAAAGACATCTCATGGTGCGATTGAATACCGTTGGACAGCCAG TATTTCTATCACAATTCCAGCTCCTTTTGAACAAAAATAATTGGGAGTCtgagagaaaaaatgaaaaagaacttacaacagaaaatatgggacaccAAACCAGAGATGGGAAGGAATTGTGTGACAAAGGTAGTAATGATCTAGATTTTCTCAACAAAAATGGAAGAGAAGCAAATAATTTTAAAGGAATAGAAGCTCTGCTGGATGATGATGGGGATTTGGAAGTGGTCAGAAGACCTCAATATGTGTCTGATCCAGACGTGGAGGATCTTTCAAGGGACAAAGTATATCCCATAATTCTGACTAAAGGAGGAGAAGATATTTTTGAAGATGCAAAGCAGGAAAGTACCTGCAATAATATTATTAAAATAG AGCATACAATGGCAACACCGTTGGAAGATGTTGGTAAACAA GTCTGGCGAGGAGCCTTTCTTCTTGCAGATTATATCTTGTTCAAACAGGACACGTTCAGATGTTGCACAGTACTAGAGCTTGGAGGAGGAACTGGAATTACAAGCATTGTCATGGCAATGGTTGCGAAGACTGTGTACTGCACAG ATGTTGGTGAAGATCTTCTGGCTATGTGTGAGCAAAATGTAACATTAAACAAGCATCTTACTGAGCCAGCAG ACCCTGAAGCTCCCTACAGTTGGTCTGAAGCAGAGATTGCTGATTTGCATGACCACACCACGGTGATACTAGCAGCTGATG TTTTTTATGAAGATGACTTAACAGATGCTTTATTCAAAACACTGTACAAAATCACCCACAACTTGAAAAACTCTTGCACAATTTACTTATCAATAGAAAAGAG GCTGAACTTCACCTTAAGACATATGGACATTACATGTGAAGCTTACAATCATTTTCGAAATACtttgaatgatctggaaaattTACAAGGTAGCAAAATGAAATATACTTCTGAGCCCATTAAGCTTGCTTTCTGCCAATTTCTTGTTTATGAACGGATTGAGCAACTG GAGCTGTGGAAGATCATTGCTGAACCACTTATGTGA